One part of the Cellvibrionales bacterium genome encodes these proteins:
- the hemW gene encoding radical SAM family heme chaperone HemW: protein MLLLPPLSLYIHIPWCVRKCPYCDFNSHTEDGFQEAAYVQQLLADLEHDLPFVQGRALRSIFFGGGTPSIFSAQAIAAILQGVQQRIPFAEDIEITLEANPGTAEAEKFVGFRTAGVNRLSIGVQSFSENHLRALGRIHNGAEAARAVAMAKAAGFARINIDLMHGLPKQTVDEALADLQCAIDLGVTHISWYQLTIEPNTVFYRQPPPLPVDEVLWDIQQAGLALLQNHGFQQYEVSAFAREVNDELHACRHNLNYWQFGDYLGIGAGAHGKITLPEENKIVRYHKTRIPKHYLQHHAAALAEQQTLLEKDLPFEFMLNALRLREGVPAALFAERTGLPLAAIDAQWQKLCDQGLLEKNENRLVATEKGFLFLNDVLTAFMPD, encoded by the coding sequence ATGCTGCTGCTTCCGCCGCTGTCTTTATATATCCACATTCCTTGGTGTGTGCGCAAATGTCCGTACTGTGATTTCAATTCGCACACAGAAGACGGATTTCAAGAGGCGGCGTATGTGCAGCAGTTGTTGGCGGATTTGGAACATGACTTACCTTTTGTGCAAGGCAGAGCGCTGCGCAGTATTTTTTTTGGCGGAGGCACCCCGTCTATTTTTTCCGCACAGGCTATCGCCGCTATTTTGCAGGGTGTGCAACAGCGCATTCCTTTTGCTGAAGATATTGAAATCACGCTGGAAGCCAATCCCGGAACCGCTGAGGCGGAAAAGTTTGTCGGTTTTCGTACTGCAGGCGTGAATCGCTTATCCATTGGCGTGCAAAGTTTTTCTGAAAATCATTTGCGGGCCTTGGGGCGCATCCACAACGGCGCTGAAGCGGCGCGTGCAGTGGCGATGGCAAAAGCAGCGGGGTTTGCGCGCATCAATATTGATTTAATGCACGGCCTGCCCAAGCAAACGGTGGATGAAGCTTTGGCGGATTTGCAATGCGCAATAGATTTGGGTGTTACGCATATTTCTTGGTATCAACTCACCATCGAGCCGAACACCGTGTTTTATCGCCAACCGCCGCCGCTGCCAGTGGATGAAGTGTTGTGGGACATTCAGCAGGCGGGCTTGGCGCTGTTGCAAAATCACGGCTTTCAGCAATACGAAGTGTCGGCTTTTGCGCGCGAAGTGAATGATGAATTACACGCCTGTCGTCATAACCTCAATTACTGGCAGTTTGGCGATTACTTGGGCATAGGCGCGGGTGCGCACGGAAAAATTACCCTGCCGGAAGAAAATAAAATTGTGCGCTATCACAAAACGCGCATCCCCAAACATTATTTACAACATCACGCCGCTGCATTGGCAGAACAGCAAACACTGTTGGAAAAAGATTTGCCGTTTGAATTTATGTTGAATGCGTTGCGTTTGCGTGAAGGTGTGCCGGCTGCGTTATTTGCTGAGCGCACAGGCTTGCCTTTAGCGGCGATTGACGCGCAGTGGCAAAAACTGTGCGACCAAGGTTTGTTAGAAAAAAATGAAAACCGCTTGGTCGCAACAGAAAAAGGTTTTTTATTTTTGAACGATGTGCTGACGGCGTTTATGCCGGATTAG
- the fghA gene encoding S-formylglutathione hydrolase: MDIIEKNICFDGEQLRIKHYSSVLSCEMIFSIYLPPQANTQKVPLLWWLSGLTCNDQNFVTKAGSQRIAAELGIAIIAPDTSPRGDEVPDDGENAWDFGLGASFYINATQWPWAKHYRMYDYIQSELPALIAKFFAEKIDVARQSISGHSMGGHGALTLAIRHPEQYLSVSAFAPIVAPTQCPWGEKAFSHYLGHDKAAWAEHDTCSLIATRGYNKPILVEQGLADNFLATQLKPELLEDACQQADVALTLNRRDGYDHSYYFISTFFENHLRYHAQYLQEK, translated from the coding sequence ATGGACATCATCGAAAAAAACATTTGTTTTGATGGTGAACAACTGCGCATCAAACACTACTCGTCTGTTTTGTCTTGCGAGATGATTTTTTCAATTTATCTGCCACCACAAGCCAATACGCAAAAAGTACCGCTGCTGTGGTGGTTGTCGGGCTTAACCTGCAACGATCAAAACTTTGTCACCAAAGCGGGTTCTCAGCGCATTGCGGCAGAATTGGGCATTGCCATCATCGCACCTGACACCAGCCCGCGCGGCGATGAAGTGCCAGACGATGGCGAAAATGCATGGGATTTTGGTTTAGGCGCAAGCTTTTATATCAACGCCACACAATGGCCGTGGGCTAAACACTATCGCATGTACGATTACATACAGAGCGAATTGCCGGCGCTGATTGCCAAATTCTTTGCTGAAAAAATTGATGTGGCGCGGCAGAGTATTTCCGGTCACTCCATGGGCGGTCACGGCGCCTTGACGCTCGCCATTCGCCACCCAGAGCAATATCTATCCGTTTCTGCGTTTGCACCGATAGTCGCGCCCACGCAATGTCCGTGGGGCGAAAAAGCGTTTTCGCATTATTTAGGTCACGATAAAGCGGCATGGGCAGAACACGACACCTGCTCACTGATCGCCACGCGCGGTTACAACAAACCGATACTGGTTGAGCAGGGCTTGGCCGATAATTTTCTCGCCACGCAACTCAAACCGGAATTATTGGAAGATGCCTGCCAGCAGGCCGATGTTGCGCTCACGCTGAATCGTCGCGATGGTTACGATCACAGCTATTATTTCATCAGCACATTTTTTGAAAATCATTTGCGCTACCACGCGCAGTATTTGCAGGAGAAATAA
- a CDS encoding ribbon-helix-helix domain-containing protein has product MSALSKRSTVYFDPSIHQALRLKAASTQVSLSELVDEAVRLLMREDQEDISAFSERIKEPEISYEVLLNDLKKHGRL; this is encoded by the coding sequence ATGAGTGCATTATCCAAGCGGTCAACAGTCTACTTTGATCCATCTATTCACCAAGCCCTCCGGCTAAAGGCGGCTTCTACGCAGGTTTCACTCTCTGAATTGGTCGATGAAGCAGTGCGTCTGCTGATGCGTGAAGATCAAGAAGACATCAGTGCATTTTCGGAAAGAATCAAAGAACCGGAAATAAGTTATGAAGTTTTGCTCAATGATTTGAAGAAGCATGGCAGGCTATAA
- the metW gene encoding methionine biosynthesis protein MetW: MRIDLDILQSWIAPSSRVLDLGCGSGSLLSKLVVEKNITGYGIEIDQEKITRCIEKRVNVIEQDLDAGLKNFADGSFDTVVMSQTLQAVRYPHVVLDEMLRVGRECIVSFPNFGHWRSRFYLALRGHMPVSEFMPYTWYDTPNIHFCTVDDFEDFCRERNIRILNRRYVTAGRDDNALSVRWPNMLAETAVYRLAR, translated from the coding sequence ATGCGCATAGACCTCGATATTTTGCAGAGTTGGATTGCACCCTCGTCGCGTGTGTTGGATCTCGGCTGCGGTAGCGGTTCTTTGTTGTCGAAATTGGTGGTGGAGAAAAACATCACTGGTTACGGCATAGAGATTGATCAAGAAAAAATTACGCGCTGCATTGAAAAGCGCGTGAATGTCATTGAGCAAGATTTGGATGCCGGTTTGAAAAACTTTGCCGACGGCAGTTTTGATACCGTGGTGATGTCGCAAACGCTGCAAGCCGTGCGCTACCCGCATGTGGTGTTAGATGAAATGCTGCGCGTAGGGCGTGAGTGCATTGTGTCCTTCCCCAATTTTGGGCACTGGCGTTCGCGTTTTTATTTAGCTTTGCGCGGCCACATGCCGGTGTCGGAGTTCATGCCCTACACTTGGTACGACACGCCCAACATCCATTTTTGCACGGTGGATGACTTTGAAGATTTTTGTCGTGAGCGAAATATCCGCATTCTGAATCGTCGCTATGTCACTGCCGGGCGCGATGACAATGCGCTGTCAGTGCGCTGGCCCAATATGTTGGCAGAAACGGCGGTTTACCGCTTGGCGCGTTGA
- a CDS encoding LLM class flavin-dependent oxidoreductase, which produces MKFSLTLTFNPADDQVPLAVAADELGFHSVNLGDGLFFYDETSVNYPYSDSGARYWNANTAFLDPFCAIAHMGALTKNIRFLISVLKLPVRQPMLVAKQAGTASYFCQDRMTLGVGLSPWPEDFSINGTNWEDRGARSEEMIEILRKALSGEMFEHKGKFYNYPNMSINPVPKTPMPIVIGGTADIVLKRAARIADGFASPNTKADHIIEMAQKIAQYRKEYGTDNKPFEFISVATDVFDLAGNQKLADNGVTEACVMPWFMYGGKFKSDLQFKIDCMKRFKEDVMDKIK; this is translated from the coding sequence ATGAAATTCTCACTCACCCTGACCTTCAACCCCGCCGATGACCAAGTGCCGCTGGCGGTAGCCGCCGACGAGCTGGGCTTCCACTCGGTGAACTTGGGCGACGGCCTGTTCTTCTACGACGAAACCTCGGTCAACTACCCCTACTCCGATTCTGGCGCACGCTACTGGAATGCCAACACCGCCTTCCTCGACCCCTTCTGCGCCATCGCCCACATGGGCGCGCTGACCAAAAACATTCGCTTCTTAATCAGCGTGTTGAAATTGCCGGTGCGCCAGCCGATGTTGGTGGCAAAACAAGCTGGCACGGCTTCTTATTTTTGTCAGGATCGCATGACGCTGGGCGTGGGTCTGTCACCGTGGCCGGAAGATTTTTCCATCAACGGCACGAATTGGGAAGATCGCGGTGCGCGCTCGGAAGAAATGATCGAGATTTTGCGCAAAGCACTCAGCGGCGAAATGTTTGAACACAAAGGCAAGTTCTACAACTATCCGAATATGTCGATCAATCCCGTGCCGAAAACACCGATGCCGATCGTGATTGGCGGCACGGCCGATATCGTCTTAAAACGCGCCGCGCGCATCGCCGACGGTTTTGCTTCGCCCAACACCAAGGCCGATCACATCATTGAGATGGCGCAAAAAATTGCGCAGTACCGCAAAGAGTACGGCACCGATAACAAACCGTTTGAATTTATTTCGGTAGCGACTGATGTATTTGATCTCGCCGGCAACCAAAAACTGGCCGATAACGGCGTGACCGAAGCCTGCGTGATGCCGTGGTTTATGTACGGCGGTAAATTCAAATCCGATCTGCAATTCAAAATTGATTGCATGAAGCGCTTCAAAGAAGATGTGATGGATAAAATTAAATAA
- a CDS encoding FAD-dependent oxidoreductase, with amino-acid sequence MTALTHLFQPIKIGSLELPNRIVMAPMTVDYANDDETPSERHIAYYAERAKGGVGLITMEVCTVDAEHRYQAHSLGLYADHLIEPHKKLVDAVHAHGAKIFPQISHTGPESLSIFYRGIPAVGPSVVRTPTTMQVCRELAIEEIPQYVAMYGDACLRAQKAGYDGVELHAAHSYMLLGSFLSPLRNHRTDAYTGRKLEGRMKFLLEVLADIRAKCGADFPIVLRLSGFERDGGGREINDTQRMAPILVAAGVNAFHISGGVSDSNITQIIAGSEYRQGYNAAMAAALKQVVDVPVMVVGRSGDPQFAEQLVREEKADMVAIGRALFTDPELPKKAQAGRLSEIRPCNSCEDCVDTIGKGTGSFCAVNPLSGRENILQFSTPKQKKNILVIGGGPAGMEAARTAAEQGHKVTLCEKSSQLGGRLSLAANMHREQRAFLNYLRAEVQRLPINIQLNTHVTPDFVCGQQPDTVIVATGAIAAPVAFDIHSDAKVIQGSDLDQHLADNTPQNIAGNTVAVIGSGLLSTIIAEWLALAGKTVKLVGSDHRIASEVGRKRRAEECRRLDAAGVILTTGAQIDSIAADGVHITIDGVQRVVKADSVVIAPSFEPDTALADTLDGCGPTIVTIGDCTGFGLLKKALGDAVKAVHALG; translated from the coding sequence ATGACTGCACTCACACATTTGTTTCAACCGATCAAAATTGGCTCGCTGGAGTTGCCCAACCGCATCGTGATGGCGCCGATGACAGTGGATTACGCCAACGATGACGAAACACCGTCTGAGCGCCATATCGCTTACTACGCCGAGCGCGCCAAAGGCGGCGTGGGTTTGATTACCATGGAAGTGTGCACAGTGGATGCAGAACACCGCTACCAAGCACACTCGCTCGGTTTGTATGCGGATCATTTGATAGAGCCGCACAAAAAATTGGTGGATGCCGTACACGCGCACGGCGCAAAAATATTTCCGCAAATTTCACACACCGGACCAGAGTCGCTGTCGATTTTTTATCGCGGCATTCCCGCTGTTGGCCCTTCGGTAGTGCGCACACCCACCACCATGCAAGTGTGTCGTGAACTCGCTATTGAAGAAATTCCCCAATATGTCGCCATGTATGGCGATGCCTGTTTGCGTGCACAGAAAGCCGGCTACGACGGTGTGGAATTGCACGCTGCGCACAGCTACATGCTGCTCGGTTCATTTTTATCGCCGCTGCGCAATCACCGCACAGATGCTTACACTGGCCGCAAACTCGAAGGCCGCATGAAATTTTTATTGGAAGTGTTGGCGGATATTCGTGCGAAGTGCGGCGCTGATTTTCCTATCGTACTGCGCCTCTCTGGTTTTGAACGCGATGGCGGCGGTCGTGAAATTAATGACACACAACGCATGGCGCCGATCTTGGTTGCAGCAGGCGTGAATGCTTTTCATATCAGCGGCGGCGTGAGCGACAGCAACATCACGCAAATTATTGCTGGCAGTGAATACCGCCAAGGCTACAACGCAGCGATGGCGGCGGCATTAAAACAAGTGGTCGATGTGCCGGTGATGGTGGTGGGTCGCAGCGGCGATCCACAATTTGCCGAACAATTAGTGCGCGAAGAAAAAGCAGATATGGTGGCTATCGGTCGCGCACTATTTACGGATCCAGAATTGCCGAAAAAAGCGCAAGCAGGGCGTTTATCTGAAATTCGTCCGTGCAACAGTTGCGAAGATTGCGTGGACACGATCGGCAAAGGCACAGGCTCTTTCTGTGCAGTGAATCCACTGTCTGGTCGAGAAAATATTTTGCAGTTTTCAACACCCAAACAGAAAAAAAATATCTTGGTGATCGGCGGTGGCCCTGCGGGCATGGAAGCAGCGCGTACCGCCGCCGAACAAGGACACAAAGTCACGCTGTGTGAAAAATCGTCGCAACTCGGTGGGCGTTTATCGCTCGCCGCCAATATGCACCGCGAGCAGCGCGCGTTTCTGAATTATTTGCGCGCCGAAGTGCAGCGTTTGCCGATCAATATTCAACTCAACACCCATGTCACGCCGGATTTTGTGTGCGGGCAACAACCCGACACCGTGATTGTTGCTACCGGCGCTATCGCCGCACCTGTTGCCTTCGACATCCACAGCGATGCAAAAGTGATTCAAGGTAGCGACTTGGATCAGCACCTCGCAGACAACACACCGCAAAACATCGCCGGCAACACCGTGGCCGTAATCGGCTCTGGCTTGCTCTCCACCATCATTGCCGAATGGTTGGCGCTCGCCGGTAAAACCGTGAAATTGGTGGGCAGCGATCACCGTATTGCCAGCGAAGTGGGCAGAAAACGCCGCGCCGAAGAATGCAGGCGCTTGGATGCGGCGGGCGTAATTCTCACCACCGGCGCGCAGATCGACAGCATCGCCGCCGACGGCGTACACATCACTATCGACGGCGTGCAGCGCGTGGTGAAAGCGGACAGCGTAGTGATCGCCCCCAGTTTTGAGCCAGATACCGCCTTGGCAGACACACTGGACGGTTGCGGCCCCACTATCGTCACCATCGGCGATTGCACCGGTTTTGGTCTGCTGAAAAAAGCACTGGGCGATGCGGTAAAAGCGGTGCACGCTTTAGGCTGA
- the rdgB gene encoding RdgB/HAM1 family non-canonical purine NTP pyrophosphatase: MQTMVLASSNKKKLAELQSLLNDLSWEVLPQSAFNIPDAVEDGASFIENAIIKARHAAQISGLPALADDSGLAVDALSGNPGIYSARFAGEHGNDAANNQKLLDVLLEVPEEKRTAQFHCVLVLMRHAQDPVPVVCHGVWHGRILFAPRGENGFGYDPLFWVPTHQRSSAELSAAEKNRISHRGQAMQMLLHALRSAI, from the coding sequence ATGCAAACCATGGTGCTGGCATCCAGCAATAAAAAAAAGCTGGCAGAGTTGCAAAGTCTTCTGAATGATTTGAGTTGGGAAGTGCTGCCGCAATCCGCGTTCAATATTCCCGATGCCGTGGAAGACGGCGCATCTTTTATTGAAAACGCCATCATCAAGGCGCGTCACGCGGCACAAATTTCTGGTCTGCCTGCGCTGGCGGATGATTCAGGCTTGGCTGTGGATGCACTGAGTGGAAACCCCGGTATTTATTCCGCGCGTTTTGCCGGCGAACACGGCAATGATGCCGCCAACAATCAAAAATTGTTGGATGTGTTGCTAGAGGTGCCAGAAGAAAAACGCACAGCGCAATTTCACTGCGTGCTGGTGTTGATGCGCCACGCGCAAGATCCGGTGCCGGTGGTGTGTCACGGTGTGTGGCACGGGCGCATTTTGTTTGCGCCGCGCGGCGAAAACGGTTTTGGCTACGACCCGCTGTTTTGGGTGCCAACGCACCAGCGCAGCTCGGCGGAATTGTCGGCGGCAGAAAAAAACCGCATCAGCCATCGCGGGCAGGCCATGCAAATGTTGCTGCACGCGCTGCGCTCTGCAATTTAA
- a CDS encoding type II toxin-antitoxin system RelE/ParE family toxin, which yields MAGYKITFKKSVAKDFRSIPNKDVARIFARIDALAMNPRGEGCIKLSGQECYRVRQGIYRIIYEIFEDKLVVCVVKVAHRGSVYQ from the coding sequence ATGGCAGGCTATAAAATCACTTTCAAAAAATCTGTGGCAAAAGATTTTCGTAGTATTCCAAATAAAGATGTTGCACGCATTTTCGCGAGAATTGATGCGCTGGCTATGAATCCCAGAGGGGAGGGCTGCATTAAACTTTCAGGGCAAGAGTGTTATCGAGTACGCCAAGGAATTTACCGCATCATTTACGAAATCTTTGAAGATAAACTCGTTGTTTGTGTTGTGAAAGTGGCGCATCGTGGCAGTGTTTATCAATAA
- the hisF gene encoding imidazole glycerol phosphate synthase subunit HisF, whose protein sequence is MTLAKRIIPCLDVDNGRVVKGVQFVDIRDAGDPVEIARRYNEQGADEITFLDITASSDNRATTYDTVERMASQVFIPLTVGGGVRTVDDIRRLLNAGADKVSINTAAITNPEFVREAAERFGSQCIVVALDAKRVSTEGEPNHWEIFTHGGRKATGINAVAWAQKMADYGAGEILLTSMDRDGTKNGFDLGVTRAIADAVNIPVIASGGVGNLQHLVDGVKQGGADAVLAASIFHFGEYTIPQAKQFMAEQGVVVRI, encoded by the coding sequence ATGACCCTCGCCAAACGCATCATCCCCTGCCTCGATGTCGACAACGGCCGCGTGGTGAAAGGCGTGCAGTTTGTGGACATTCGCGATGCGGGTGATCCGGTGGAAATTGCGCGCCGCTACAACGAGCAGGGCGCGGACGAGATCACTTTTCTCGACATCACCGCCAGCAGCGACAATCGCGCCACTACCTATGACACGGTGGAGCGCATGGCCAGCCAAGTGTTCATCCCGCTCACGGTGGGCGGCGGCGTACGCACGGTGGATGACATTCGCCGCCTGCTCAACGCCGGTGCCGATAAAGTCAGCATCAACACCGCTGCTATCACCAACCCCGAATTTGTACGCGAAGCGGCCGAGCGCTTTGGCTCGCAATGCATCGTAGTGGCGCTGGATGCCAAACGCGTGAGCACCGAGGGCGAACCCAACCACTGGGAAATTTTCACCCACGGTGGTCGCAAAGCCACCGGCATCAATGCCGTGGCGTGGGCGCAGAAAATGGCGGACTACGGCGCGGGAGAAATTCTGCTCACTAGCATGGATAGAGACGGCACCAAAAACGGTTTTGACTTGGGCGTGACGCGCGCGATTGCCGATGCGGTGAACATCCCCGTGATCGCCTCCGGCGGCGTGGGCAACTTGCAGCACTTGGTGGACGGCGTGAAACAGGGCGGCGCCGATGCCGTGCTCGCCGCCAGCATTTTTCACTTCGGCGAATACACTATTCCGCAAGCCAAGCAGTTCATGGCGGAACAAGGCGTGGTGGTCAGAATTTGA
- a CDS encoding DUF3014 domain-containing protein → MQLSDDDRIIMQPQRRSSTVTYVLLALVAAGIGAAGYYFTQGAGKAEPLAAIKQVINPQADQPTQAVITGQVAEAPAPEADPAVAASEPATEQAPEAAPLPILDNSDEGLRQALGQLGGWQAQALTLLAKDQLLRRFVTFVNSLAGGKVDHKTGLFTPLKGRFAVSSSMPLTETPESQTRYNLYVELITALDPQQCAELYRRYYPLLNKAYAELGEKGNFHALVIKALQQLEATPELSQAPVLVPNDKGLFVYAQPQLEALPAAQKQLLRSGWENVSRLKVWLRQLHAALLQAPANPA, encoded by the coding sequence ATGCAACTGTCCGACGACGACCGCATCATCATGCAACCCCAACGCCGCTCATCCACCGTCACTTATGTGTTGCTGGCACTCGTGGCAGCCGGTATCGGTGCGGCGGGCTATTACTTCACGCAGGGTGCCGGCAAAGCGGAGCCGCTGGCTGCCATCAAGCAAGTGATCAACCCGCAGGCCGATCAACCCACACAGGCGGTCATTACTGGGCAAGTTGCTGAAGCGCCCGCGCCGGAAGCAGACCCCGCCGTTGCTGCCAGTGAACCGGCCACAGAGCAAGCGCCCGAAGCCGCGCCGCTGCCCATACTCGACAACTCAGATGAGGGTCTGCGCCAAGCACTCGGTCAACTGGGCGGCTGGCAGGCTCAGGCGCTCACCCTGCTCGCTAAAGATCAATTACTGCGCCGCTTCGTCACTTTCGTTAACAGCTTGGCGGGGGGCAAAGTCGATCACAAAACAGGTTTATTCACGCCGCTCAAAGGACGCTTTGCCGTCAGCAGCAGCATGCCGTTGACCGAAACGCCGGAGAGCCAAACACGCTACAACCTCTATGTGGAATTGATTACCGCGCTGGATCCACAACAGTGCGCCGAGCTGTATCGCCGCTACTATCCGCTGCTGAATAAGGCCTATGCCGAACTCGGCGAAAAAGGCAATTTTCACGCGCTGGTGATCAAAGCCCTGCAACAACTGGAAGCCACGCCAGAATTATCACAAGCCCCGGTTTTAGTGCCGAACGACAAAGGCCTGTTTGTGTACGCACAGCCGCAACTGGAAGCACTGCCTGCCGCGCAAAAACAATTGCTGCGCAGCGGTTGGGAAAATGTGTCGCGCTTGAAAGTGTGGTTGCGCCAGTTGCACGCCGCCCTGCTGCAAGCACCGGCTAATCCGGCATAA
- a CDS encoding homoserine O-acetyltransferase, with amino-acid sequence MPASIPADSVGLVSPQQIDFPGPIALLSGRTLPSVRLMYETYGTLNAARSNAVLICHALSGHHHAAGYHSAEDDKPGWWDYYIGPGKPIDTNRFFVVSLNNIGGCNGSTGPTSINPETGKAWGADFPRLRVRDWVVTQKMLMEALGIDVWAAVVGGSLGGMQAMRWCTKYPDRLRHCVVIASAMKLTAQNIAFNEIARHAITSDPDFHDGHYLEHNTAPRRGLAIARMVGHVTYLSGDAMGQKFGRDLRSGTFDISSDDGVEFQVGSYLRYQGENFSDRFDANTYLLMTQALDYFDLAREFGEDPTQAFADTQCKFLVISFTTDWRFPPERSRELADALINANKAVSYVEIESEYGHDAFLIPIERYKKVFAAYMQSIEV; translated from the coding sequence ATGCCCGCATCCATACCCGCTGACTCGGTTGGTCTCGTCAGCCCTCAACAGATCGATTTTCCCGGCCCGATAGCTCTGCTGTCGGGGCGCACGCTGCCTAGCGTTCGGTTGATGTACGAAACCTATGGCACGCTGAACGCGGCGCGCAGCAATGCGGTGTTGATCTGCCACGCGCTGTCTGGCCATCATCACGCGGCGGGCTATCACAGTGCCGAAGACGACAAACCGGGCTGGTGGGATTACTACATCGGCCCCGGTAAACCCATCGATACCAACCGCTTTTTCGTGGTGAGCCTGAACAACATCGGCGGCTGCAACGGCAGCACGGGTCCCACCTCCATCAACCCCGAGACGGGCAAAGCGTGGGGTGCAGATTTTCCGCGTCTGCGCGTGCGCGATTGGGTCGTCACGCAAAAAATGTTGATGGAAGCGTTGGGGATTGATGTGTGGGCGGCGGTGGTCGGCGGCAGTCTTGGCGGCATGCAGGCGATGCGCTGGTGCACGAAATACCCCGATCGTCTGCGCCACTGCGTGGTGATTGCTTCGGCGATGAAACTCACGGCACAAAATATTGCCTTCAATGAAATTGCGCGCCACGCGATTACTTCGGACCCTGATTTTCACGATGGCCACTATTTAGAGCACAACACTGCGCCGCGTCGTGGTTTGGCGATTGCGCGCATGGTGGGGCATGTCACCTATTTGTCTGGCGATGCGATGGGGCAAAAGTTTGGCCGCGATTTGCGCAGTGGCACTTTTGATATCAGCAGTGATGACGGCGTGGAGTTTCAGGTCGGCAGTTATTTGCGCTACCAAGGCGAAAATTTTTCCGATCGCTTTGATGCCAACACTTATTTGTTGATGACGCAGGCATTGGATTATTTTGATCTCGCGCGCGAGTTTGGCGAAGACCCTACGCAAGCGTTTGCTGATACCCAGTGCAAGTTTTTAGTGATTTCTTTTACGACGGATTGGCGTTTCCCGCCGGAGCGCTCGCGCGAGTTGGCGGACGCCTTAATTAATGCCAATAAAGCGGTGAGCTATGTCGAGATTGAATCGGAGTACGGCCATGATGCGTTCTTGATTCCGATTGAGCGCTACAAAAAAGTGTTTGCTGCTTACATGCAGAGCATTGAGGTGTGA
- a CDS encoding S-(hydroxymethyl)glutathione dehydrogenase/class III alcohol dehydrogenase, whose translation MKTRAAVAWGPNQPLTIEEVDLQDAQAGEVMVKLTATGVCHTDAYTLSGEDSEGVFPCILGHEGAGVVVQVGAGVTSVAVGDHVIPLYTPECGKCKFCLSGKTNLCQAIRATQGNWLMPDGTTRFSKDGKPIYHYMGTSTFSEYTVLPEIAVAKINKTAPLDKVCLLGCGITTGIGAVLNTAKAEAGSTVAVFGLGGIGLSVIQGAVMAKAARIIAVDINESKFEMAKMLGATDCVNPKNYDKPIQEVIVDLTDGGVDYSFECVGNVNLMRSALECCHKGWGESVIIGVAGAGQEIATRPFQLVTGRVWRGSAFGGVKGRTQLPDYVERYMKGEIKIDEMVTYTMPLDEINKAFDLMHDGKAIRSVVIY comes from the coding sequence ATGAAAACACGCGCCGCTGTCGCTTGGGGCCCCAACCAACCGCTCACGATTGAAGAAGTGGATTTACAAGACGCGCAAGCGGGCGAGGTGATGGTAAAACTCACCGCCACCGGCGTGTGTCACACCGATGCTTACACCTTGAGCGGTGAAGATTCCGAAGGTGTGTTTCCCTGCATACTCGGTCACGAAGGTGCGGGCGTGGTGGTGCAAGTGGGCGCGGGTGTAACCAGTGTGGCGGTGGGCGATCATGTGATTCCGCTGTACACACCAGAATGCGGCAAATGTAAATTTTGTTTATCCGGCAAAACCAATTTATGCCAAGCCATACGCGCCACGCAGGGCAACTGGCTGATGCCAGACGGCACCACGCGCTTCAGCAAAGATGGCAAACCCATTTATCACTACATGGGCACTTCCACATTTTCTGAATACACGGTGTTGCCAGAAATTGCGGTGGCAAAAATTAATAAAACCGCACCGTTGGATAAAGTGTGCCTGCTCGGTTGCGGCATCACCACCGGCATCGGCGCGGTGCTCAATACTGCAAAAGCAGAAGCTGGCTCTACTGTTGCTGTGTTTGGTTTGGGCGGGATCGGGCTCTCGGTAATTCAAGGCGCGGTGATGGCAAAAGCCGCGCGCATCATTGCGGTCGACATCAATGAAAGCAAATTCGAAATGGCGAAAATGCTCGGCGCCACCGATTGCGTGAATCCCAAAAATTACGACAAACCGATACAAGAAGTGATCGTCGATTTAACCGATGGCGGCGTGGATTATTCCTTTGAATGCGTGGGCAATGTGAACTTGATGCGCTCCGCTTTGGAATGCTGTCACAAAGGCTGGGGGGAATCCGTCATCATCGGCGTGGCTGGCGCTGGGCAAGAAATTGCCACGCGCCCTTTTCAATTAGTGACAGGACGCGTGTGGCGCGGCAGCGCGTTTGGCGGCGTAAAAGGCCGCACGCAACTGCCCGATTATGTTGAACGCTACATGAAAGGCGAAATCAAAATTGATGAAATGGTGACTTACACCATGCCGCTGGATGAGATCAACAAAGCCTTTGATTTGATGCACGATGGCAAAGCCATTCGTTCGGTTGTGATTTATTGA